In a genomic window of [Empedobacter] haloabium:
- a CDS encoding L,D-transpeptidase codes for MNKTLLTLLLATPLVQAAQVQPQPPVQAAPPQAAPSQPQVPATPAESPELRAQILLDRAHFSAGQIDGQYGSNMKHALLGFQKSRGLAATGKLDPQTLAALEDRQPVLATYSITDADVQGPYRPVPESMADKAKLPALGFASIDEALGERFHASPKLLRELNPGKDFNRVGEQIIVPNVHAAGPIPPAARIVVDESDRTLSLVDTAGKVVAQFPASTGSEHDPLPIGEWKINGVGRNPDYRYNPELFWDAKPGEGKAMIKPGPNNPVGVVWMDLSKEHYGIHGTPEPGMIGKTESHGCIRLTNWDAAKVADMVGPGFPVILQD; via the coding sequence ATGAACAAGACACTCCTCACCCTACTCCTCGCCACGCCGCTGGTCCAGGCCGCGCAAGTCCAACCCCAGCCGCCCGTCCAGGCGGCGCCGCCGCAGGCCGCGCCGTCCCAGCCGCAGGTACCCGCCACGCCCGCCGAGTCACCCGAACTGCGCGCGCAGATCCTGCTGGACCGCGCCCACTTCTCGGCGGGCCAGATCGACGGCCAGTACGGCAGCAATATGAAACATGCGCTGCTGGGCTTCCAGAAATCGCGCGGCCTGGCGGCGACCGGCAAGCTGGACCCGCAGACGCTGGCGGCGCTGGAAGACCGCCAACCCGTGCTCGCCACCTACTCGATTACCGACGCCGACGTGCAGGGCCCCTACCGCCCCGTGCCGGAATCGATGGCGGACAAGGCGAAACTGCCGGCATTGGGATTCGCCAGCATCGACGAAGCGCTGGGCGAACGCTTCCACGCCAGCCCGAAGCTGCTGCGCGAGCTCAACCCGGGCAAGGATTTCAACCGCGTCGGCGAACAGATCATCGTGCCGAACGTGCACGCGGCCGGGCCGATCCCGCCGGCCGCCCGCATCGTGGTGGACGAGTCGGATCGCACGCTGTCGCTGGTGGATACGGCCGGCAAGGTCGTCGCGCAATTTCCCGCCAGCACGGGCAGCGAACACGATCCGCTGCCCATCGGCGAGTGGAAGATCAACGGCGTGGGCCGCAATCCCGACTACCGCTACAACCCGGAACTGTTCTGGGACGCCAAACCGGGCGAAGGCAAGGCGATGATCAAGCCGGGCCCGAACAATCCGGTCGGTGTGGTGTGGATGGACCTGTCGAAGGAGCACTACGGCATCCACGGCACGCCCGAGCCCGGCATGATCGGCAAGACGGAGTCGCACGGCTGCATCCGCCTGACCAACTGGGACGCCGCCAAGGTGGCGGACATGGTCGGGCCGGGCTTCCCCGTCATCCTGCAGGATTGA
- a CDS encoding EAL domain-containing protein, with amino-acid sequence MTNTPHRSVRERLSALYGSSIYGSLLLVVLVGLVFPAIVGSYLLIGVREHQAARTALNEALQRNADILALGMQESLWNMNADSAQLLAESVMRDRSVVQVAVTGQGDTPFIHLAAPARALGNVVRAERDVNVRGERIGHIVVEMDDARSRQELRGKQRSTIFVLAAQLSVSLVLIILLLNRRVIQPLRKLMRFSSRLSQGDFETRLDVHGSDELGRLGSQLETTRAAIRRLFDDVRQREERFRTIVTQVPGAVFRYRPDGPIEFVSDAIEEISGYTAAQLMRGTTHAWVNLITPEDRRAQRHAVKQAIAENRPYESEYRIVDATGTQRWVLEVGQPQIPADGSSPWVDGILSDISERKDNEMRIEALLAEQSAILDNVMFGVSFVRHRTIMSVNRRCEELFGYGPGEMVGKSTSIFFPNEGDFEQAGARQYPTLGRGEYFSEERQYRRRDGSLFWCLVSGCAIDQNRPNDGSIWVYADVTERKEAEEKLRLSATVLEHIGDAVMVVDASGRIVAVNPAFTQITGYTESEALGQDLYLTRSSRHDDTLREELWRELVETGYWYGELWCVRKNGEQFLQELTITAVRGTADAPAESDDDHASAPVTHYVAVFSDITQVKQSQEKLDHMAHHDPLTQLPNRLLFNDRLQHAIDRAARTGDQLALLFIDLDRFKTVNDTLGHHIGDELLVQVARALAGKLRDGDTLARLGGDEFVVLLEDVEGQYGTTLVAEKLVTMFEQPFLVAGHELFVTCSVGVSLYPHDATDLNMLIRNADVAMYQAKARGRNGYRFYAPEMSGEGVARLQLETYLRRSIEKDEIFLHYQPQVEIDTGRLIGVEALVRWNHPQLGLVPPFRFIPLAEDTGFINQLGQWVLGEACRQMVRWQQAGLDVPKIAVNLSVRQFERGTIVDVVGAILRETGLAPHRLQLEVTESLIMNTGDALAYINGLHAIGVSLAIDDFGTGYSSLAYLKQMPVQTLKIDRSFIKDISTDVNDEAIAIAIIQLGKSMNLSVIAEGVETDEQAAFLLRHGCNRAQGYLYSRPVAPDELLRHWQS; translated from the coding sequence ATGACCAACACGCCACATCGCAGCGTGCGCGAGCGGCTGTCCGCGCTGTACGGCTCGTCGATCTACGGATCGCTGCTGCTGGTCGTGCTGGTGGGCCTCGTGTTTCCCGCCATCGTCGGCAGCTACTTGCTGATCGGGGTGCGCGAGCACCAGGCCGCGCGCACCGCGCTGAACGAAGCGCTGCAGCGCAACGCCGACATCCTGGCGCTGGGCATGCAGGAATCGTTGTGGAACATGAATGCCGATTCGGCCCAGTTGCTGGCCGAATCCGTCATGCGCGACCGCTCGGTCGTGCAGGTGGCGGTGACGGGGCAGGGCGATACGCCGTTCATCCACCTGGCCGCGCCCGCGCGCGCACTGGGCAATGTGGTGCGGGCCGAGCGCGACGTCAACGTGCGCGGCGAACGCATCGGCCATATCGTCGTCGAGATGGACGACGCCCGCAGCCGCCAGGAACTGCGCGGCAAGCAGCGCTCGACCATCTTCGTGCTGGCGGCCCAGCTGTCGGTGTCGTTGGTCCTGATCATTTTGCTGCTGAACCGGCGCGTCATCCAGCCGCTGCGCAAGCTGATGCGCTTTTCGTCACGGCTGTCGCAGGGTGACTTCGAGACCCGGCTGGACGTGCACGGCAGCGACGAACTGGGCCGCCTGGGCAGCCAGCTCGAAACCACCCGCGCCGCCATCCGCCGGCTGTTCGACGACGTGCGCCAGCGCGAGGAGCGCTTCCGCACCATCGTCACGCAGGTGCCCGGCGCCGTGTTCCGCTACCGGCCGGACGGGCCGATCGAATTCGTCAGCGACGCGATCGAGGAAATCTCGGGCTACACGGCCGCGCAGCTGATGCGCGGCACCACCCATGCGTGGGTCAACCTGATCACGCCGGAGGACCGGCGCGCCCAACGCCACGCCGTCAAGCAGGCCATCGCGGAAAACCGGCCGTACGAGTCGGAATACCGCATCGTCGATGCCACCGGCACGCAGCGCTGGGTGCTCGAGGTGGGGCAGCCGCAGATCCCGGCCGACGGCAGCTCGCCGTGGGTGGACGGCATCCTGTCCGACATCAGCGAGCGCAAGGACAACGAGATGCGCATCGAGGCGCTGCTGGCCGAGCAGAGCGCGATCCTGGACAACGTGATGTTCGGCGTCAGCTTCGTGCGGCACCGCACGATCATGTCCGTCAACCGGCGCTGCGAGGAGCTGTTCGGCTACGGCCCCGGCGAGATGGTCGGCAAGTCGACGTCGATCTTCTTCCCGAACGAGGGCGACTTCGAGCAGGCCGGCGCGCGCCAGTATCCGACCCTGGGCCGTGGCGAGTACTTCAGCGAGGAGCGCCAGTACCGCCGCCGCGACGGCAGCCTGTTCTGGTGCCTCGTCAGCGGCTGCGCGATCGACCAGAACCGCCCGAACGACGGCAGCATCTGGGTCTACGCGGACGTTACCGAGCGCAAGGAGGCGGAAGAGAAGCTGCGCCTGTCGGCCACGGTGCTGGAGCACATCGGCGATGCCGTCATGGTGGTCGACGCCAGCGGCCGCATCGTCGCCGTCAATCCCGCCTTCACGCAGATCACCGGCTACACCGAAAGCGAGGCGCTGGGCCAGGACCTGTACCTGACGCGCTCGAGCCGCCACGACGATACGCTGCGCGAGGAGCTGTGGCGCGAACTGGTCGAGACCGGCTACTGGTACGGCGAGCTGTGGTGCGTGCGCAAGAACGGCGAGCAGTTCCTGCAGGAGCTGACCATCACCGCCGTGCGCGGCACGGCCGACGCGCCCGCGGAAAGCGACGACGACCACGCCAGCGCGCCCGTCACGCACTATGTCGCGGTGTTTTCCGACATCACGCAGGTCAAGCAGTCGCAGGAGAAGCTGGACCACATGGCGCACCACGACCCGTTGACGCAGCTGCCCAACCGGCTGCTGTTCAACGACCGCCTGCAGCACGCGATCGACCGCGCCGCCCGCACCGGCGACCAGCTGGCGCTGCTGTTCATCGACCTGGACCGCTTCAAGACGGTCAACGACACGCTGGGCCACCATATCGGCGACGAGCTGCTGGTGCAGGTGGCGCGCGCGCTGGCCGGCAAGCTGCGCGACGGCGACACCCTGGCGCGCCTGGGCGGCGACGAGTTCGTCGTGCTGCTGGAAGACGTCGAGGGCCAGTACGGCACCACCCTGGTGGCCGAGAAGCTGGTGACGATGTTCGAACAGCCGTTCCTGGTGGCGGGCCACGAGCTGTTCGTCACGTGCAGCGTGGGCGTCAGCCTGTACCCGCACGACGCGACCGACCTGAACATGCTGATCCGGAACGCCGACGTGGCGATGTACCAGGCCAAGGCGCGCGGCCGCAACGGCTACCGCTTCTATGCGCCGGAGATGAGCGGCGAGGGCGTGGCGCGGCTGCAGCTGGAAACCTACCTGCGCCGTTCGATCGAGAAGGACGAGATCTTCCTGCACTACCAGCCGCAGGTGGAGATCGACACGGGTCGCCTGATCGGCGTGGAAGCGCTGGTGCGCTGGAACCACCCGCAACTGGGCCTGGTGCCGCCGTTCCGTTTCATCCCGCTGGCCGAGGACACCGGCTTCATCAACCAGCTGGGCCAGTGGGTGCTGGGCGAAGCCTGCCGCCAGATGGTGCGCTGGCAGCAGGCCGGCCTGGACGTGCCGAAGATCGCCGTCAACCTGTCGGTACGCCAGTTCGAGCGCGGCACCATCGTCGACGTGGTCGGCGCCATCCTGCGCGAGACCGGCCTGGCGCCGCACCGCCTGCAGCTGGAAGTGACGGAGTCGCTGATCATGAACACCGGCGACGCGCTGGCCTACATCAACGGCCTGCACGCGATCGGCGTCAGCCTCGCCATCGACGATTTCGGCACCGGTTACTCGTCGCTGGCCTACCTGAAGCAGATGCCGGTGCAGACCCTGAAGATCGACCGCTCCTTCATCAAGGACATCTCGACCGATGTCAACGACGAAGCCATCGCCATCGCCATCATCCAGCTCGGCAAGAGCATGAACCTGTCCGTCATCGCCGAGGGCGTGGAGACGGACGAGCAGGCCGCCTTCCTGCTGCGGCATGGCTGCAACCGTGCGCAGGGCTACCTGTACAGCCGCCCCGTGGCGCCGGACGAACTGCTGCGACACTGGCAATCCTAA
- a CDS encoding DUF882 domain-containing protein encodes MAVASALSMPALARAAVAAPHERSLRFYNTHTGETLRTLFWAEGQFIPEALQDINKLLRDHRSNTIATIDPELMVLVNKVSAQFGSNNVIHIISGYRSPETNQKLAAASGGVARHSMHLEGKAIDLRIPGVDLRQVHKAALALKGGGVGYYQDSQFVHMDTGRVRHW; translated from the coding sequence GTGGCCGTCGCATCCGCCTTGAGCATGCCGGCCCTGGCGCGGGCCGCTGTGGCGGCACCGCACGAGCGCAGCCTGCGTTTCTACAACACGCACACAGGCGAGACCCTGCGCACGCTGTTCTGGGCGGAAGGTCAGTTCATTCCCGAAGCGTTGCAGGACATTAACAAGTTGCTGCGCGATCACCGCAGCAACACGATCGCGACGATCGACCCGGAGCTGATGGTGCTGGTCAACAAGGTCAGCGCCCAGTTCGGCAGCAACAACGTGATCCATATTATTTCCGGGTATCGCTCGCCGGAAACCAACCAGAAGCTGGCGGCTGCCAGCGGCGGCGTCGCAAGGCACAGCATGCACCTGGAAGGGAAGGCCATCGACCTGCGCATCCCGGGCGTGGATTTGCGCCAGGTGCACAAGGCGGCGCTGGCGCTGAAGGGTGGCGGGGTCGGGTATTACCAGGACTCCCAGTTCGTCCATATGGACACGGGGCGGGTGCGGCACTGGTAA
- a CDS encoding DUF1993 domain-containing protein, whose protein sequence is MSFSMYSASVPVFRQILNSLAAILAKAEAHIEAKKIDPAALLQYRLYPDMLPFIRQIQIAADFAKGAGARLAGQEVPSFEDTEKSFADLRQRIARTLAFLDSLPQHEIEGSAGRAITTGSGDKTRHFDGQTYLLHYALPHFFFHATTAYDILRHNGLDIGKKDFIGSW, encoded by the coding sequence ATGTCGTTTTCCATGTATTCCGCGTCCGTTCCCGTCTTCCGCCAGATCCTGAACAGCCTGGCCGCGATCCTGGCCAAGGCCGAGGCCCACATCGAGGCGAAGAAGATCGACCCGGCCGCGCTGCTGCAGTATCGCCTGTATCCGGACATGCTGCCGTTCATCCGCCAGATCCAGATCGCGGCCGACTTCGCCAAGGGCGCGGGCGCCCGCCTGGCCGGGCAGGAAGTACCGTCCTTCGAGGACACCGAAAAGAGCTTCGCCGACCTGCGGCAGCGCATCGCCCGCACGCTGGCCTTCCTGGACAGCCTGCCGCAACACGAGATCGAAGGCAGTGCCGGCCGCGCCATCACGACCGGCAGCGGCGACAAGACCAGGCACTTCGACGGCCAGACCTACCTGCTGCACTACGCGCTGCCGCACTTCTTCTTCCACGCGACCACCGCCTACGACATCCTGCGTCACAACGGCCTGGACATCGGCAAGAAGGACTTCATCGGGAGCTGGTAA
- a CDS encoding DEAD/DEAH box helicase, with protein sequence MSFEALGLNPSILKALLDAGYTKPTPVQEQAVPAAIAGKDLLVSSQTGSGKTAAFMLPSLHRLADSEPAAAQGRTPNQEKQAAFARGERPRFKPAQPKMLVLTPTRELALQVTTNTDKYSVNLRRIKAVSILGGMPYPKQMQLLSRNPEILVATPGRLIDHMESGKIDFSQLQILVLDEADRMLDMGFIDDIEKIVAATPDNRQTMLFSATLDGVVGNMARRITKDPLVIQIMQAANKHENITQRVHFVDDLSHKNRLLDHLLRDESLDQAVVFTATKRDADTIADRLNIAGFSAAALHGDMHQGARNRTLDGLRRGNVKVLVATDVAARGIDVPNITHVFNYDLPKFPEDYVHRIGRTGRAGRNGLAISLVNHAEGMNVKRIERFTKQTIPVNVIEGFEPKRSAPPRSAARPGWKPGEGRGGKPGQRSFSKPGAPREGGGHYRSEGTPFRSEGQPFRKEGGGFRRDGDSFRREGSAAPRSEAPRRPWGER encoded by the coding sequence ATGAGTTTTGAAGCACTAGGTCTGAACCCGTCCATCCTGAAAGCCCTCCTCGACGCCGGCTACACCAAGCCGACGCCCGTGCAGGAGCAGGCCGTTCCGGCTGCGATCGCGGGCAAGGATCTGCTGGTGTCCTCGCAAACCGGCTCCGGCAAGACCGCGGCCTTCATGCTGCCTTCGCTGCACCGCCTCGCCGACAGCGAGCCGGCGGCTGCGCAGGGTCGCACCCCCAACCAGGAAAAGCAGGCCGCGTTCGCACGCGGCGAGCGTCCACGTTTCAAGCCAGCCCAGCCGAAGATGCTGGTGCTGACGCCGACCCGCGAGCTGGCTCTGCAGGTCACCACGAATACCGACAAGTACAGCGTCAACCTGCGCCGCATCAAGGCCGTCTCGATCCTGGGCGGCATGCCTTACCCGAAGCAGATGCAACTGCTGTCGCGCAACCCTGAAATCCTGGTGGCGACGCCGGGCCGCCTGATCGACCATATGGAATCGGGCAAGATCGACTTCTCCCAGCTGCAGATCCTGGTGCTGGACGAAGCCGACCGCATGCTGGACATGGGTTTCATCGACGATATCGAGAAGATCGTGGCGGCCACGCCGGACAATCGCCAGACGATGCTGTTCTCGGCCACGCTGGACGGCGTGGTCGGCAACATGGCGCGCCGCATCACGAAAGACCCGCTGGTCATCCAGATCATGCAGGCCGCCAACAAGCACGAGAACATCACGCAGCGCGTGCACTTCGTCGACGACCTGTCGCACAAGAACCGCCTGCTCGATCACCTGCTGCGCGACGAGTCGCTGGACCAGGCCGTCGTCTTCACCGCGACCAAGCGCGATGCCGACACGATCGCCGACCGCCTGAACATCGCCGGTTTCTCGGCCGCCGCACTGCATGGCGACATGCACCAGGGCGCGCGTAACCGTACGCTCGATGGCCTGCGCCGCGGCAACGTCAAGGTGCTGGTCGCCACCGACGTGGCGGCGCGCGGCATCGACGTGCCGAACATCACGCACGTGTTCAACTACGACCTGCCGAAGTTCCCGGAAGACTACGTGCACCGCATCGGCCGTACCGGCCGTGCCGGCCGCAACGGCCTGGCGATCTCGCTGGTGAACCATGCCGAAGGCATGAACGTCAAGCGCATCGAACGCTTCACCAAGCAGACGATCCCGGTCAACGTGATCGAGGGCTTCGAGCCGAAGCGCAGCGCGCCACCGCGTTCGGCCGCCCGTCCGGGCTGGAAGCCAGGCGAAGGCCGCGGCGGCAAGCCGGGCCAGCGCAGCTTCAGCAAGCCGGGCGCGCCGCGTGAAGGCGGCGGCCACTACCGCAGCGAAGGCACGCCATTCCGCTCGGAAGGCCAGCCGTTCCGCAAGGAAGGCGGCGGTTTCCGTCGCGATGGCGACAGCTTCCGTCGTGAAGGCAGCGCCGCGCCACGTTCGGAAGCACCGCGTCGCCCGTGGGGCGAGCGCTGA
- a CDS encoding DUF1415 domain-containing protein: protein MSTPNIDHAAAIAATEQWLEKAVIGLNLCPFAKAVHVKKQIRYVVSDATTPEQLLELLMDELQLLADTPAEQIDTTLIIHPGVLTDFEDYNEFLDVADAALDDMELVGELQVASFHPDYQFADTDKNDIGNYTNRSPYPTLHLLREDSVERAVAAFPEAEEIFEKNIETMEKLGHDGWDKLFPQGK, encoded by the coding sequence ATGAGTACCCCCAACATCGACCATGCCGCAGCCATTGCCGCGACCGAACAATGGCTGGAAAAGGCCGTCATCGGCCTGAACCTGTGCCCGTTCGCCAAGGCCGTGCACGTCAAGAAGCAGATCCGCTACGTGGTGTCGGACGCCACCACGCCCGAGCAATTGCTGGAGTTGCTGATGGACGAGCTGCAACTGCTGGCCGACACGCCGGCCGAGCAGATCGACACGACCCTGATCATCCACCCTGGCGTGTTGACCGACTTCGAAGACTACAATGAGTTCCTCGACGTGGCCGACGCGGCGCTGGACGATATGGAGCTGGTGGGCGAGCTGCAGGTCGCCAGTTTCCATCCGGACTACCAGTTTGCCGATACCGACAAGAACGACATCGGCAACTATACCAACCGTTCGCCGTACCCGACGCTGCACCTGCTGCGCGAGGACAGCGTGGAGCGCGCCGTGGCCGCTTTCCCGGAGGCGGAAGAGATTTTTGAAAAGAATATCGAGACGATGGAAAAGCTGGGCCACGACGGCTGGGACAAGCTGTTCCCGCAGGGGAAGTGA
- the fabI gene encoding enoyl-ACP reductase FabI, which yields MAFLQGKKILITGLLSNRSIAYGIAKACQREGAELAFTYVGDRFKDRITEFAAEFGSKLVFDCDVSSDEQIAALFADLGKEWQQLDGLVHAIGFAPREAIAGEFLDGLTRENYRIAHDISAYSFPAMAKAALPLLKEGSSLLTLSYLGAVRAIPYYNTMGLAKASLEASVRYLAENLGQKGIRSNGISAGPIKTLAASGIKDFGKLLGFAASHAPLRRNVTIEEVGNTAAFLLSDLASGITGDIIYVDGGFSHVMGLNASDYQ from the coding sequence ATGGCTTTCTTGCAAGGCAAAAAAATCCTCATTACCGGACTGCTGTCGAACCGCTCGATCGCGTACGGCATCGCCAAGGCGTGCCAGCGCGAAGGCGCCGAGCTGGCGTTCACCTACGTGGGCGACCGCTTCAAGGATCGCATCACGGAGTTCGCCGCCGAGTTCGGCAGCAAACTGGTGTTCGACTGCGACGTCTCCAGCGATGAGCAGATCGCCGCGCTGTTTGCCGACCTGGGCAAGGAATGGCAGCAACTAGACGGCCTGGTGCACGCGATCGGCTTCGCGCCGCGCGAGGCGATCGCCGGCGAGTTCCTGGACGGCCTGACGCGCGAGAACTACCGCATCGCCCACGACATCTCCGCCTACAGCTTCCCGGCAATGGCCAAGGCCGCGCTGCCGCTGCTGAAGGAAGGTTCGTCGCTGCTGACGCTGTCCTACCTGGGTGCCGTCCGTGCGATCCCCTACTACAACACGATGGGCCTGGCAAAGGCCTCGCTGGAAGCATCGGTGCGCTACCTGGCGGAAAACCTGGGCCAGAAAGGCATCCGCTCGAACGGCATCTCGGCAGGCCCCATCAAGACGCTGGCCGCGTCCGGCATCAAGGACTTCGGCAAGCTGCTGGGCTTTGCCGCCAGCCACGCGCCGCTGCGCCGCAATGTAACCATCGAGGAAGTGGGCAACACGGCCGCCTTCCTGCTGTCCGACCTGGCCTCCGGCATCACCGGCGACATCATCTACGTCGATGGCGGCTTCTCCCACGTCATGGGCCTGAACGCCAGCGATTATCAGTAA
- a CDS encoding M23 family metallopeptidase: MKWLLTLLLGIVLGVVGTVLYLGRDVAATGTPAPGPAVTPAPATAPPAAAPAAAAPANANAGGVPLPPGELPEVVPPAPVSPAATSVDMNVKPAIGQLLVPVAGVSAKELTDTYNQPRGNERRHEALDIMAVKGTPVLAVADGKVVKLFNSKQGGLTVYQFDPSEKYAYYYAHLDSYAPDLKEGQQLRRGQMVGYVGVTGNSDPNAPHLHFAIFELGADKNWWQGTPVNPFPYMTGAAPSR; this comes from the coding sequence ATGAAATGGCTGCTGACTTTACTGCTGGGTATCGTATTGGGCGTCGTGGGCACCGTGCTGTACCTGGGGCGTGACGTCGCCGCGACGGGCACGCCCGCACCGGGCCCGGCTGTCACGCCGGCGCCCGCCACGGCGCCGCCAGCGGCCGCACCTGCTGCGGCGGCACCTGCCAATGCCAACGCGGGCGGCGTGCCGCTGCCGCCCGGCGAGCTGCCGGAAGTGGTGCCGCCGGCGCCCGTTTCTCCGGCCGCGACCAGCGTGGACATGAACGTCAAGCCAGCCATCGGCCAACTGCTGGTGCCGGTGGCCGGGGTCAGCGCGAAAGAGCTGACGGATACCTACAACCAACCGCGCGGCAACGAACGGCGCCACGAGGCGCTCGACATCATGGCGGTCAAGGGCACGCCCGTGCTGGCCGTCGCGGACGGCAAGGTCGTCAAGCTGTTCAACAGCAAGCAAGGCGGGCTGACGGTGTACCAGTTCGATCCGTCCGAGAAATACGCGTATTACTACGCCCACCTGGACAGCTACGCACCGGACCTGAAGGAAGGCCAGCAACTGCGCCGTGGCCAGATGGTGGGCTACGTGGGCGTGACCGGCAACTCCGACCCGAACGCACCGCACCTGCACTTCGCCATTTTCGAGCTGGGGGCGGACAAGAACTGGTGGCAGGGCACGCCGGTCAATCCGTTTCCCTACATGACGGGCGCGGCGCCCAGCCGCTGA
- a CDS encoding transglycosylase SLT domain-containing protein — MRLKYTPLLAALIIAAPAIGQAVESASSAERANLPLIPLSPAAKAPAPELASPSKNVAKATAAEDAFRETDVWNRIRSGYAIPDLNNSLVAKHTNWYAERPDYMARASARASLYLFHVVSELEKRNMPTELALLPFVESAFNPTAVSSANAGGMWQFMPGTGRDFNLKQNAFKDDRRSVLASTDAALTYLQRLYDMFGDWQLALAAYNWGEGSVQKAIAKNRAAGKPTDFEGLSELMPAETRNYVPKLQALKNVVANPARYSQTLPLIHNEPYFTAVDKTSDIDLTIAAQLAELSVDEFKALNPQFKRPVITGGEQTQILLPKENAEKFHLNLAQWGRALSTWTTHKVTGARESIASLASKFRTTPDVIRQANNIPSRGVLKAGSTILVPKLSTSANVDIPAEIAENATVAIDTTERVTKRSNYRQAKAGSSNTKSPIKLVKARVSRADAGKARRTRN, encoded by the coding sequence ATGCGACTCAAGTACACCCCCCTGCTGGCGGCGCTGATCATCGCGGCTCCGGCGATCGGCCAGGCGGTCGAATCCGCATCCTCCGCGGAACGCGCCAACCTGCCGCTGATCCCGCTGTCCCCCGCCGCCAAGGCTCCTGCACCCGAACTCGCCTCCCCTTCCAAGAACGTCGCCAAGGCCACCGCCGCGGAAGACGCGTTCCGTGAAACGGACGTCTGGAACCGCATCCGTTCCGGCTATGCCATTCCCGACCTGAACAATTCGCTGGTCGCCAAGCACACCAACTGGTATGCCGAGCGGCCCGACTACATGGCCCGCGCCAGCGCGCGCGCCTCGCTGTATCTGTTCCACGTGGTGTCGGAACTGGAAAAGCGCAATATGCCGACCGAGCTGGCCCTGCTGCCGTTCGTCGAGTCCGCTTTCAATCCCACCGCCGTCTCCAGCGCCAACGCGGGCGGCATGTGGCAGTTCATGCCCGGCACGGGCCGTGACTTCAACCTGAAGCAGAACGCGTTCAAGGACGACCGCCGCTCCGTGCTGGCCTCGACGGATGCCGCCCTGACCTACCTGCAGCGCCTGTACGACATGTTCGGCGACTGGCAGCTGGCGCTGGCCGCCTACAACTGGGGCGAAGGCTCCGTCCAGAAGGCGATCGCGAAGAACCGCGCGGCCGGCAAGCCGACCGATTTCGAGGGCCTGTCCGAGCTGATGCCGGCGGAAACGCGCAACTACGTGCCGAAGCTGCAGGCGCTGAAGAACGTCGTGGCCAACCCGGCCCGCTACAGCCAGACCCTGCCGCTGATTCACAACGAGCCCTATTTCACGGCCGTGGACAAGACCAGCGACATCGACCTGACCATCGCGGCCCAGCTGGCCGAGCTGTCGGTCGACGAATTCAAGGCCCTGAATCCGCAGTTCAAGCGCCCCGTCATCACGGGCGGCGAGCAGACCCAGATCCTGCTGCCGAAGGAAAACGCGGAGAAGTTCCACCTGAACCTGGCCCAGTGGGGCCGCGCCCTGTCCACCTGGACCACCCACAAGGTCACTGGCGCACGCGAATCGATCGCCTCGCTGGCGTCGAAATTCCGCACCACGCCGGATGTGATCCGCCAGGCCAACAATATCCCCTCGCGCGGCGTGCTGAAGGCCGGCTCGACCATCCTGGTACCGAAGCTGTCGACCAGCGCCAACGTCGACATTCCGGCCGAGATCGCGGAGAACGCCACGGTCGCCATCGACACGACCGAACGCGTGACCAAGCGCAGCAATTACCGCCAGGCCAAGGCCGGCAGCAGCAACACGAAGTCGCCGATCAAGCTCGTCAAGGCCCGTGTGTCGCGTGCCGATGCCGGCAAGGCGCGCCGCACGCGCAACTGA
- a CDS encoding DUF1289 domain-containing protein has translation MADQDLPERPDTPCVAVCSTTFDEICRGCGRTYIEVAHWVSMTAEQKEVVWQRITAQGYPRRNG, from the coding sequence ATGGCGGACCAGGATTTGCCGGAACGCCCGGACACGCCGTGCGTGGCCGTCTGCTCCACCACGTTCGACGAAATCTGCCGCGGCTGCGGCCGTACTTATATCGAGGTGGCACACTGGGTGTCGATGACGGCCGAGCAGAAGGAGGTCGTGTGGCAGCGCATCACCGCGCAAGGATATCCTCGCCGCAATGGCTGA